Below is a genomic region from Actinoallomurus bryophytorum.
CCCGCTGCGCGTACTGCAGACCGAATTCGCCTCAGCCGCACGACCCATCGTGAAGTTCGTCAACGAACTTTATGACAGCCGCGATGAACAGATCATCGTGCTGATCCCGGTCCTACGCCCCGAAAAGCTACGCTACAGCGCTCTGCATAATCATCTCGACCTTGTCATCACGACGGAGTTGCGAAACCACCCGAACATCATCCTTGCACGTGTTCCCATGCCGCTGACTCTCCACGGCTGACGGTGCCACCCGGGCCCGCCCTCAACGAAAAGAAGAGCGGCCACCGCACGTCGTCGATCTCGCGCAGGTCAGTAGCGGGCAGATGCGGGAGTGGTACCGGCACCTGGACCTGCTCCCCGGGGCGTACGAGACGGTGATCCCCGAAGACAGCCCGCTGCAGGCGACCGCCCTGCGGGTACTGCGCGAGTCCGGGCTGGCAGACCAGACGACAATGCCCACTGGCTAGGACCTCCGCGATCGGCCGCAATGTACTAGAGGCGGGCACCACCTCGTACCACCCACTGGGGCGAACGGAGTAACGAGGCAGCAGGCCTCGCTCACGCTACGGATCGCACCGTCGTTCCCCGATACCGCGCCCCACCAGGGCCCGCTCATGCCGTTGCGGCAAACGGGTGGGATGCGCCTCATGCCTCGCACCGCCACCAAGAACGAAGTCCCCGACCGGCGGTTGCCGGGCGGGGACTTCGCGTGGGGTCAGCCACAAGCGCCGGCGTCGCGATGGCGGCGCCATCCTGGAGTCCGGGTCGGGCCGCACTTCTGGCCGGCATCCAGGACCAGTCCGACGGCTATGACGGCCACGACCGCCACGTGCAGCGCGACCAGCACCAGCTTCGCCGTCGTCCCGACCGCGTCGCCGAGCGGGCCCGAGAGGGAGGCGGCGAGCACAGGCACCGTGACGATCGCCAGGATCTGGCCCGGCCGGACCACCCAGCGTTCCAGGAGGGTCAGGAGGACCCAGCTCACGACCGCGGCCAGCAGGCTCGCCGCCACGATCGACGCCGGTCCGACCGTCTGCGTGTCGTCGCCCGCCCTCATGGTCAGGGTGGCTCCGGCCAGCGGCACCGCCACCGCCCAGACCGCCAGGGCCGCCGCCGGGGCGCCGATCACCGTCAGGACTCTTTTGCGTGAGATGTTCATGCCGCAAAGCCTGGCCCGGCGAGGCGGGCCGCCACATCGGGCGTACGGTCGGAACTTCTACTGCCCGAGTCGGGGCGGCATCCGACTTTGGTAGGTGACGCCCCGCCGGACCGGAGGTGGTTCGCGGGCTCTTCATCCTCAACGG
It encodes:
- a CDS encoding DUF6069 family protein; its protein translation is MNISRKRVLTVIGAPAAALAVWAVAVPLAGATLTMRAGDDTQTVGPASIVAASLLAAVVSWVLLTLLERWVVRPGQILAIVTVPVLAASLSGPLGDAVGTTAKLVLVALHVAVVAVIAVGLVLDAGQKCGPTRTPGWRRHRDAGACG